A genomic segment from Sorangium aterium encodes:
- a CDS encoding LysR family transcriptional regulator — MGNINDGYGRDLDLNLLRVFVVVAEEGSLTRAASRLYVTQPAVSASMRRLATFVGAELITRQGRGVALTARGAELLAAARAHLTPLIAAATAAPRFDPKLSTATIRFGLADGLEAVILPRLIAQLRAEAPRMQFIVLPVQFRTVEESLLSSKVDFAVTVADELPKSILRQPLTAHPSGPKAFVCLYDGRFTRLPRPLTERAYFAQEHIVVSYAGDTRGVVEDALGKARTVRVSVHSFGYIADLVEGSPLVATVPSLLAGHLIRARSHLRAVPVPFSLEGAQLELLWLRATDDDPARRFIRDVVANVVGSLEGKSAKPLARSGAVKRTR; from the coding sequence ATGGGGAACATAAACGACGGTTATGGTCGCGATCTCGACCTGAACCTGCTCCGCGTGTTCGTGGTGGTCGCGGAGGAAGGGAGCCTCACGCGCGCTGCGTCGCGCCTCTACGTGACGCAGCCGGCCGTGAGCGCCTCGATGCGGAGGCTCGCGACCTTCGTCGGCGCTGAGCTCATCACCCGTCAGGGTCGCGGCGTCGCGCTGACGGCGCGCGGCGCCGAGCTGCTCGCGGCGGCGCGCGCGCACCTCACGCCGCTCATCGCCGCCGCGACGGCGGCGCCGCGCTTCGATCCGAAGCTCTCGACCGCCACGATCCGGTTCGGGCTCGCCGACGGGCTCGAGGCCGTGATCCTCCCGAGGTTGATAGCCCAGCTCCGCGCCGAGGCGCCGCGCATGCAGTTCATCGTGCTGCCCGTGCAGTTTCGGACCGTCGAGGAGAGCCTGCTCTCGAGCAAGGTCGACTTCGCCGTCACCGTGGCGGACGAGCTGCCGAAATCCATCCTCCGCCAGCCGCTCACCGCACACCCGAGCGGGCCGAAGGCGTTCGTTTGCCTGTACGACGGGCGCTTCACCAGGCTCCCACGCCCGCTCACCGAGCGCGCTTACTTCGCCCAGGAGCATATCGTCGTCTCGTATGCCGGCGACACGCGAGGCGTCGTGGAAGACGCGCTGGGCAAAGCCAGGACGGTCCGCGTCTCCGTGCACTCCTTCGGCTACATCGCGGATCTCGTCGAGGGCTCTCCCCTCGTGGCCACGGTGCCGTCGTTGCTCGCCGGCCACCTCATCCGGGCGCGGTCGCATCTGCGCGCGGTCCCCGTGCCGTTCTCTCTCGAGGGCGCGCAGCTCGAGCTCTTGTGGTTGCGCGCCACCGACGACGATCCGGCGAGGCGGTTCATCCGCGACGTCGTGGCGAACGTCGTCGGATCGCTGGAGGGGAAGAGCGCAAAGCCGCTCGCCCGCTCCGGCGCGGTGAAGCGCACGCGGTGA
- a CDS encoding SDR family oxidoreductase, whose product MKLQGNTILITGGSGGIGFELASQLLRRGNTVIVTGRDQGALDAARRRLPGLWTLRSDVRDPHAIAALHERVMKDFPAMNVLINNAGIMRKVNLQTFGADLQGITEEIEINLSGSIRMVMQFLPHLKAQSHAAIVNVSSGLAFNPYPIAPIYGATKAGIHSFTQSLRVQLKQTNVKVFELAPPAVDTPLNHTFADELRGTPLMSVTKLVDEALKGIERDRPEIRVGFANVSKLMSRIAPGFILKQLSKPVDQMLAQMKQLSS is encoded by the coding sequence ATGAAACTCCAAGGCAACACCATCCTCATCACCGGTGGAAGCGGCGGCATCGGCTTCGAGCTCGCGTCGCAGCTCCTCCGCCGTGGCAACACGGTCATCGTGACAGGCCGCGACCAAGGCGCGCTCGACGCCGCGCGGCGGAGGCTGCCTGGGCTATGGACCCTCCGGAGCGACGTGCGAGACCCGCACGCGATCGCGGCCCTCCACGAGCGCGTGATGAAGGACTTCCCCGCGATGAACGTCCTCATCAACAACGCAGGGATCATGCGCAAGGTCAACCTGCAGACCTTCGGCGCCGATCTCCAGGGCATCACGGAGGAGATCGAGATCAACCTGAGCGGTTCGATCCGGATGGTGATGCAGTTTCTCCCGCACCTCAAGGCCCAGTCCCACGCGGCGATCGTCAACGTGTCGTCGGGGCTCGCCTTCAACCCCTACCCGATCGCTCCGATCTACGGCGCGACGAAGGCGGGGATCCACTCGTTCACGCAGTCGCTGCGCGTCCAGCTCAAGCAGACGAACGTCAAGGTCTTCGAGCTGGCACCTCCGGCGGTGGACACGCCCCTGAACCACACGTTCGCCGACGAGCTCCGGGGCACGCCGCTCATGAGCGTCACGAAGCTCGTCGATGAGGCCCTGAAGGGGATCGAGAGAGACCGCCCGGAGATCCGCGTCGGCTTCGCGAACGTCTCCAAGCTCATGAGCCGCATCGCGCCGGGCTTCATCCTCAAGCAGCTCAGCAAGCCGGTCGATCAGATGCTCGCGCAGATGAAGCAGCTGAGCAGCTAG
- a CDS encoding alpha/beta fold hydrolase — MVTEARSGRVGRSSTSKEPYAAGAVTSRDGTTIGYRQIGRGPGVILVQGAMGTAANYDQLARALADDFTVYLPDRRGRGMSPREYDAGHSIEREVEDLDGLLSRSGAELVFGLSSGAIITLEAARALPSVRKAAVYEPPFYLEGVPIDEIARFNDEIRRGQLASALVTVSNIVRLAPGFLAAVPRPLLALATRGFLRLDDRRGSGQYAPVRELLPAMRFDFKMVVDRGGSITSFKAVEAEILLLGGTKSPRYLKNALDALGTILPRVQRTELEGVGHEAPWNADRGGSPELVARSLRGFFREDRA; from the coding sequence ATGGTGACGGAAGCACGAAGCGGCCGAGTGGGCCGCTCCTCGACATCGAAAGAACCCTACGCGGCGGGCGCCGTGACCTCCAGGGACGGCACCACGATCGGCTACCGCCAGATCGGCCGAGGTCCCGGCGTCATCCTGGTGCAAGGAGCGATGGGGACCGCCGCCAACTACGACCAGCTCGCGAGGGCCCTGGCCGACGACTTCACGGTCTACCTCCCTGACCGGCGGGGGCGGGGCATGAGCCCGCGGGAGTACGACGCTGGGCACTCCATCGAGAGAGAGGTCGAGGATCTCGATGGCCTCCTCTCACGAAGCGGCGCAGAGCTCGTGTTCGGGCTCAGCTCGGGAGCGATCATCACGCTCGAGGCCGCGCGCGCCTTGCCCTCCGTCCGCAAGGCGGCTGTCTACGAGCCCCCGTTTTATCTCGAGGGAGTGCCAATTGATGAGATCGCTCGCTTCAACGACGAGATCCGCCGCGGGCAGCTGGCCTCGGCGCTCGTCACGGTGAGCAACATCGTGCGTCTCGCCCCTGGGTTCCTCGCCGCGGTCCCGCGCCCGCTGCTCGCGCTGGCGACGAGGGGATTTCTCCGCCTGGACGACAGGAGGGGCTCGGGGCAGTACGCGCCGGTGCGCGAGTTGCTCCCGGCGATGCGCTTCGATTTCAAGATGGTCGTCGACAGGGGAGGAAGCATCACCTCGTTCAAGGCCGTCGAAGCCGAGATCCTCCTGCTCGGAGGCACGAAGAGCCCAAGGTATCTGAAGAACGCCCTCGATGCGCTGGGGACGATCCTCCCCAGGGTCCAGCGGACAGAGCTCGAAGGCGTCGGTCACGAGGCTCCCTGGAACGCCGATCGGGGAGGGAGCCCTGAGCTCGTCGCGCGATCCCTGCGCGGGTTTTTCAGGGAAGACCGCGCCTGA
- a CDS encoding alpha/beta fold hydrolase, protein MGSHLERVVGVLNGVLGDYLKRTSNGLATAMQLVRDGHPVPLARAFPAAVSAQATPRVVVLVHGLMSTEEVWTMPDGETYGSLLARDLGYTPLYVRYNSGLRVSENGEALDVLLEQLVSAYPVAVEELVLISHSMGGLVARSAAHAASDKDRRWLPLVKRAFYLGTPHLGAPLERFGNVVTWALASIDNPYTKLIADIVNLRSGGMKDLAYANLRREDWEGASANALLQNRRHPVPLLPHIRHHLIAGALTADPTLSLLFGDAMVSLRSATGRAVAEDRCSPFPQEHARIMPSLGHLRLAHDPDVYAQIRAWCEEVV, encoded by the coding sequence ATGGGAAGCCACCTGGAGCGGGTCGTCGGGGTGCTCAACGGGGTCCTCGGCGACTACCTGAAGCGGACCAGCAACGGCCTCGCGACCGCGATGCAGCTCGTCCGCGACGGGCACCCCGTGCCGCTTGCCAGGGCATTTCCCGCGGCCGTCTCTGCCCAGGCCACGCCCCGCGTCGTTGTGCTCGTGCACGGGCTGATGAGCACCGAGGAAGTCTGGACGATGCCCGACGGCGAGACCTACGGATCGCTCCTTGCGCGCGACCTCGGGTACACGCCGCTTTATGTGCGGTACAACAGCGGCCTCCGTGTCTCCGAGAACGGCGAGGCCCTGGATGTCCTCCTCGAACAGCTCGTCTCTGCCTATCCTGTCGCCGTGGAGGAGCTGGTCCTCATCAGCCACAGCATGGGCGGCCTCGTCGCGCGCAGCGCCGCGCACGCGGCGAGCGACAAGGATCGACGGTGGCTGCCCCTCGTCAAGCGGGCCTTCTATCTCGGCACACCGCACCTCGGCGCCCCGCTGGAGCGCTTTGGCAACGTGGTCACGTGGGCGCTCGCGAGCATCGACAATCCGTACACGAAGCTCATCGCCGACATCGTCAACCTCCGCAGCGGCGGGATGAAAGACCTGGCTTATGCCAATCTCCGCCGCGAGGACTGGGAGGGCGCCAGCGCGAACGCGCTGCTCCAGAATCGCCGCCATCCCGTGCCCCTGCTCCCCCACATTCGCCATCATCTCATCGCCGGCGCGCTCACGGCCGACCCGACGCTCTCCCTCCTGTTCGGGGACGCGATGGTCTCGCTGCGGAGCGCCACGGGGCGGGCGGTCGCCGAGGACCGGTGCTCGCCCTTCCCTCAAGAGCACGCGCGGATCATGCCGTCGCTCGGACACCTGCGCCTGGCTCACGACCCGGACGTCTACGCGCAGATCCGCGCGTGGTGCGAGGAGGTGGTGTGA